From Candidatus Kapaibacterium sp., one genomic window encodes:
- a CDS encoding formate/nitrite transporter family protein, whose product MGESPRGRCSRNWVWVYTGNLLGGGAYALLFTAVMLDGPMSELLLALAHRKTLAYQALGAEGWGAAFLKGILCNWMVTLETAIAFFSTTTTGKVLTMWLPIMAFFALGYEHSVVNMFVLPAALLTGKASITVGQWWLWNQIPVTLGNLVGAVLLTSFPLLT is encoded by the coding sequence CTGGGTGAATCTCCACGGGGCAGATGCTCCCGGAACTGGGTCTGGGTTTACACCGGCAACCTGCTTGGAGGAGGTGCCTACGCACTGCTCTTCACCGCCGTTATGCTGGACGGCCCAATGTCAGAGTTGCTGTTAGCCCTCGCTCACCGAAAGACGCTCGCCTACCAAGCACTGGGTGCTGAAGGTTGGGGTGCGGCCTTCCTCAAAGGGATCCTGTGCAACTGGATGGTGACACTGGAAACTGCCATCGCGTTCTTTTCCACTACGACGACGGGAAAGGTGCTGACGATGTGGCTGCCCATCATGGCGTTCTTCGCCCTGGGATACGAGCACAGCGTAGTCAACATGTTCGTGCTCCCAGCGGCTCTTCTGACGGGGAAAGCCTCCATAACGGTCGGCCAGTGGTGGCTGTGGAACCAGATCCCAGTCACGCTCGGCAATCTCGTTGGGGCCGTCCTCTTGACGAGTTTTCCGCTCCTGACATAG